The Eubalaena glacialis isolate mEubGla1 chromosome 3, mEubGla1.1.hap2.+ XY, whole genome shotgun sequence nucleotide sequence ATGACAGAGGGTAGAATCACCGACTTTCACGACAGGTGAATAGAATTTACCCAATCTGAAAACAGAGTAGACTGGAAAATGATGAACAAAGTCTCAGGGGCCTGTGGGACAAAAACAAAATTGCAAACTTTGGTATCCTCAGAGACCCAGAAGGATAGAAAAGAAAGTAGACtgtaaaaatattagaagaaataatagCACAAACCTTCCCAAGTTTGACAAAGGACATGTCTGCAGATTCAAGAGGCTGGATAAATCTCAAGTAGGATAATGCTaaagaaatccatgccaagacacatcataatgaaacttctgaaaactaaagacaatgaAAAACTCTTGAAAGCAGCCGGAGAGAAATAACGCATTACCTGTAGGGAAACACCGATCAAATAATAAGATTTCTGATCTGAAACCACAGAGGCCATGGAGAAGGAACCAGCGCAATATTCttgaagtgctgaaagaaaatggTTAACTgcgaattctatatccagcaaaaatatccttcagggaTGATGGGGAagtaaagacattctcagatgctGACAACTAGGAGAATTTGTTGCTAGCAAACCTACCCTTAAAGAACTGCTAAGGGaagttctctaaaaaaaaaaaaaggaaataatagcacAGGGCCAAAAGGTGGCTCAGAACTCCAGAAAGGGCAAAAGAACATGGGATTGGGTAAAAATAGTGGTAATCATATTAGACTATTCTCATGAGTTTCTGAAATCCTTTGAGGGTTGAAGGAAAAACTTAAGACAATTCTGTTTAAAAGTTGGGAGGGTAAAGAGACCTAAATACACTTAACTCCAAGCGGTAAAAACGTTATTACCAGTGGGTGGTCGTGTTTACTCAGAGCAATCACCAAGAAATCAATACAAAGCAGTACACTCAAAACCTTAGCAATAAATCAAGATGGAATCCTAAAAAGTGTTCTAGTAACCCAGAGGAAGGGATTACCGAACCAGGATCATTTGCCCAAAGCACAGCAAGCTGAACGCTAAGATGCCGAAGTTTGCAGCAGAGAAAAGGCTTATTCTCAAGGCAGCCAAGCGAGGAGATGGGAGAACCAGCCTCAGATCCACCTCCCCACAGCCCCCCGCCAAAGGCCGGGGGCTTGAGATATTTATGAGATAAAGAAGCAGGGTGGGCTTAGgcatggggaaaggtgattggaagTCGGGAAAAGGTGAGGTAAACGGTGTTCTGTGCAGGCATATCTGAGTTACATGCTTCCTCATGGGATGCGTGTTCAAAAATGTTGGCGCTTAGTAAGATCCGAGGGTGGAGTTTTGGGCCCCCTGACGTCAAAAGGTCACTCATCAGACACCTGCACAGGCCCAGTTTTAGGGTCAGTGGTCCCAACAAGTCTTAGCCGGCTCAAGCTtgaactagacacagctgactccaactTTCTGGCAAACAACTcgggcaaacatcttattgtttggGCTACATGAATCTTGGAGGGTATGCAATTTGCAATAGCATAATTAAGTGAAGGCAGGCTACAAGCAGAGGGATTTTTAACAAGCTGTAAGACTAGCCCAAGAATTTCTGTTAGTCACCAGTTTCTGTTAACCCTATGGGGCACGGTTTCAAAggtgagaaaaaggaaacagaggaaacaggaaacaataaaatggcagacttaagaTGGAAcatattaccttaaatgtaaaccgTCTACAAATGCCAATTAAGAGACAGAAAttggtggattttttaaaaaacaacccagCTATATGCTATCTTTCAATACACTATATGCACATTTCAAATATGACATAAGCAGTTTGAAGGTAAACACATGGGAAAAGATATACCAGGCAAACattaaatacacaaacacacacaatttaGATAGATGGGTTTATTTCATTCAGGATGAATTTCTTCAGTAAAATTTCCTAAAAGTAAGATTTCCCTTCCCTCTGTACTAcctctcattccttccttcctttccgcACCAACCCGTGGTGTCTAcccttctgttcttttctttatggCTTTTAACCCCATAAAAACACATATTCgcttatatatgtacataccaaCATGCACAGGTATACACGGGAAAGTGCCATTGCTTTCTTTCACAAAAAAGGGGGGATTCATTTTATAAAGCATctctgtatttttgttgttgttgttctgtattttttaataaagtttgtaATCCAatggacacacaaaacaaaactgcGTTGAGAAAAAGTTTCATAAATTAATAAGTGTTAGGAAGTTGGGGGAGAGGTCAAGGTCACAGGAAGAAGGGAAGCCAGTCTTTTGTAgagtctttttgtgtgtgtgacactTCCAAATTGCGGGAACAGGGACCGTGCTGTAAGGAAGTGCACTTGTACAAATGAGTGACAATACAAAGTCTGAGTATGAAAATAAGATTTTCTCTGAAAACACATTTTtggcacagattaaaaaaaaatgtatttcggggaatttgatttttaagttagtatatatttatatatattatctatttatatatacacacatgccaaGTTCTGCATATTCCACGAAGGGAGAAAATCCTTCCGCTTGCTCTTTTCTGATTGTAAACTGTACATCCTGGGTGAATCAAAGATGGTGGCGGCCGGAGAATTAAGAGAGGTGACATCCAAATGagcaaggggaagggaggggtggggacaaCACAGCCCAGTGAAATGTTCCTTGACCCCAAGGTTTCAGCAGAAGTTTGAAGTCCTGCGTGAGGGTCTGCGATGTGTGTGCGATGTGTGTTCACGTACACCAAGACATCCAGAGTGTCACAGTCtgtcttcactgtgcaaaagtcCAAGTCACTAATTTAGTGCAAAGgcagttctgttttgtttcttaaaaacagaaagaaaaaaaaattcctctgccctgttccttttctccaaaaagaggagagagaaacccAGCCTCAAGGTGTCTGCAAGTCCATTGGTTGGTGGTCTGTCCTTGGGCTAAATGTCATGTAAACATACTAGCAGCACCACTGCCCAGGGGCATCTCTGTATTTTCCACTTCTCTCCCAGTAATCTTTTGAGAGAGTTCCACCCCATCGATGTGGAAAAATTCCCTGTATGCATAATTTATTCAAATGTGATTTTACTGATGGCCATTAACTTTGTCTCCAATATTTACCCCCAAACAGGGCTGTAAACATCTTTGAAAGTAGAAACAAATAGAAACATCACAATAATCAAGTCCCGATTCTTAAGCTCCCACCGGGATCAGGAGCTTCACAGAGCCTTAAACAGACGGCGATTTCTGCTCCTGACCGTCCCCACCCGCCCGGCACAGGGGCTCCATTCCACTCAGCTGCCCGGCCCCACAAAGGCAGAGTGATAGCCCTATGGTGCTTTCCCAGGGGAGGCTTTCGTGACCTCAGAACAGGGCAGCATTCCTGCTTGCTCCTGCCCCCACTCCCGACCCACCTAAGACACAGGTTTAAAATGCAGAGTCCAGGCTCTGGGCAGGAGGCCTTGGCCCCTGCTTTGGGCACAAACTCTACAGATGGACACTCAACTCATGACCCAGGGCTTTCTCGGGAGAAACGGGGCTGGGGGACAGAACCACTGAAAAGAGATTCCCCACCAGGGTCAGAACTTATTCTGGTGCCCCCGAGAATGAACCAAGCCCGACATGGCCAAAGACTGCACCGTTTTGTCCTTTATTGAACATCCCGCGGATGCCAAATGGTGAGCTCACTTCCCACTGCAGCCACCCCGCGCGCGGGGCCCCTCAGAAGCACCTTCTCTGAACCACGGACGTCCCAAACTCCTTGAAGTCCGCAGAGGTGACCCACATCTGCTTGAAGCTGCTCAGGGAGGTGACGATGGAGGCGCCAATCCACGTGGAGAAGCAGCGGTCGGGCGGCGCTGTGATCTTGATGGGGGTCCCTTTGGAAGCCACCTGCTCCAGCTCCCTCAGAAGACGGTCATCCAGCCCCCGGAAGAGCGTGGTGCCCCCGGACAGCACAATCTCCCCATAGAGCATCTTCTGGATGTCGGCGTCACACTTGGTGATGCTGCAGGAGACCATTTTGGAGAGGCCCGGGTTTTGGATGCCCAGCTGCTCGGGCGAGAACAGGGCCTCGGGCGCCTGGTACAGCTGGTCCCCGATACGGATGATGCTGCCGTCGGGCAGCTTGTACTCCCTGAACACCTCCTCCGACCTCCGCGACAGCTCCTTCTCCGGCTCCAGGGCCATATAGCAGAGTTTCTCCTTGATGTCGTCCACCAGGGCTTTGTCCAGCACGCACGGGAAGGTCCTCCCGCTGGCCAGCAGCAGCCGGGTGAGGTGCTCCGTGATGTCTCTCCCCGCCACGTAGAGCTTGGTGATGGCGTGGGGCAGGGAGTAGCCCTCGAAGATGGGGACGGTGCAGGTGACCCCGTCCCCGCTGTCCACCACCAGGCCGGTGATGCAGGCCGAGGCGTAGAGGGCCAGCACGGCCTGGTCCGACAGGTAGAAGGCGGGCACGTCGAAGCTCTCAAACATCACCTCGGCCATCTTCTCCCGGGTCTCCCTGGGGTTCAGCGAGCGCTCCGTCATGAGCACCGGCCGGTCGCTGGCTTTGACCCCCAGCTCCCACTCGAAGAGATGCTTCCAGAGTTTCTCCATGTCGTCCCAGCCTGTGATCAGGCCTCGCTGGATGGGGTAGTGCAGGCGTAAGACCTCGTTCCTGTGCAGGGCCTCGTCCCCCACAAAGTACTGCTTCTGATTGGCCCCCGCAGAAGGCATCTTGAACTTGGGGTGCCCCACGATGGAGTGGACGACGTGGCGGGGGCCAATCTCTCCAGACAGGCCTGCCTTACAGAGCCCGGACCCATTGTCAAAAATCACAGCTGGAGAATCTAACACGTGTGGGTTAAACATGCCTGTGGCATCCTCATCCGCACTTCGCCAAAATGAAGATGGAAGCCTCCTGGGCCACTTTGTGACGTATGAGGCTCCTCTGGAAGTTTCGAGGGCACAGGATTCCACGGTTCTCGGGGAGTCTCCCAAGCAGGGCTAGCAGAAGGCCAGTCCCCGAGAGCCCTCCATCCCCACCCGCAGATCTGCTCTCCTCTCAGGAAGCCCGGGCTGCTGAGGCCTTTTCAGGAATGACGTCCCATATGTAACAATCCAGCCAAGGCAACCACTGTCCTCAGCCAGCATCAGAGGgcctctggggctgggggcttggagtctctgcccccgcccccacctgGTGAGACTCCAAAGGGGAAGTCCGGCTGTTCCCACGGGCCGTGTTGAGGAGCCTGCTGTGGAGCCTGGAACCAGCGAAGCAGCCCAGCCTTGGCCAGTCCATAAAACTGGCATCTCTGGCCCTCTGTGTGGAGGGAGCTGCCGTTTGGAGGGTGACAAACACACTTCTCTTTGCTAAAGGGGAAGACCAAGCACCAGGCAGAGGTCCAGGCTGGAGGAGCAATGCCCAGGGCTCCGACACAGCAAGCACTCAGAACATACTTTTGGAATGCAgactcctccaggaagctctcaGGGATTTCTCTTCTCTTTACCTCATGAACCCTGACTCTGTCTCACAGGGTAGCTGCTAAGCAGAGTCCTCTGGGCCTATTGGCTCTCTCTCCAGGCACATGTACCCCTGCTCTGGCTTGAGGTCAAGGGCCCTCCTTGCTCTCTGCAGCCCCGGAAGTGCTGTCACAAACAATATCCAGTGGTTGTGGGTTGGGAACCCAGTGGCCTGTGAAGACAGGGATCTGAGGTTTCATCGGGGTGGGCAGCCCTGATTGGAGCCCCGGACATCTCTACTTTGGGCCTGTGACACAGTTGGCCAAGCCCAATGAAGCGCTGTCAGAAGTGACCAGGTCACCAAGTCTGAGGCTGAGAGTGAGGCCGGGAGGGCAGTGAGGCTGCAGGTTTAGCCAAGCCCATGAGGGCAGGGGGCGCCCACTCCAGCCTCCCAGAGAACCCCTCCAGCAGCCCTGCAATCACACCCTGGGCTGGTTTCCAGCTCAGGGGGAGAAACTGGGAGGGAGCTCAGACTAGGGAACCAGGGCTGACTTTTTTCTTGAGGAAGGTGGAGCCGGTCTTGGAGAACAAAATGCTAACTTGGTGTTCTGTCACGTCTGAAATCACCCTCCAGGCCAGCTCCTCCCCAACCAGAAAGCTTTCCCAGGAGACCACCTCCCCTCCAGGTCCCCTCACCTCCCTCTGCGGGTGGCTGTCTCTGCATGTCCTGCCGACCCTTCTAAACCCACCAGCAAAAAGTGAAAAAGTGTTGTCATGTAGGGTAGATGCACGGCGTGGGTGTGTGTTATAGACACGTGGTGTAGGCCAGTGACATGGATGTGCAGCTTTGTGGGAACCTCTGGGGCTCAGACTGGGGGAGTCTATAAAGACTTGGTATTACTGAGATTCTCCCACAAAGGACACCTCTACATGGAAGTGGAATCAATTGCACGCCAGGGTTGATGCTGGGAGAAGACGCACCCCCCGGACTACACAGCCCAGAACCACAGCTACCACTGTGTGGGCCTCTAAGATTTGGGGCCCAGCGTTCAGGGGAGCACGTGTGCCTGGAGGCTGCTGGGTCGAGGACGGTCCTTAGGGCACCGTGTCTTGGGGGTTCCAGCCTGCTTACATCACAAAAGCCCTATGCACTTGGCTTCTCAGGCTTTGCTAGAACTTTCCCATTGTTGCCAAACACTCCCAGCTGAATCAGGAGGAGTGTGACCTCAAGCTTTTTCAATTTTGGCCCTAAAAGTGGCCCACGTGGGTGGTGATGTAACCATGCTGGGTGCAGAGGTCAAACGCAGGGGCGGGGCCCTTCAGTGTGTCCTGGGGGCCCAGGGCTGTCTGGGGCACGGACATTTGCAGGGGGACAGAGCAGGGGGAAGGACAAACGTTCATGCAAAGCTCGGACTGACCAGCTGGGTGGGGGGGTGTTCTGAGGCCTCACCGCACCCCGCAGCTGTGACAGCACACAGCACAATGTGTAACAATGTCCCGGGGCAGCCGGCCAGACCTGGTGCAGGTCCCACGGGCACACGCAGCCCCCTCCCCGTTCTCTGCAGGCCCGGAGTGCACGACAGCCAGCAGGGTAAGTCCAGGCCCCTCCACCAGTTGCCAAACCTGTAGCGGGAAGTTCTCTGTCCCCCTGTGACCGCTGCCCATCCCAGACAAGCTCAGACCCTCGAGGACAGAGCTGTGAAAGCTGGGCCATCCATCAGGGCGGAGGCTCCAAGCAAAGCCATCCAAGGAGTTCCAGGACCCGTTTTCCTAAACGTTTTCACTCTCCCTGATGAGCCTGGGAGAAGTGCAGCCCTTCACCCTGGGTCTGGGACCCCACACTCCTGACCACCCACGACGGTCACGGCCATTGGGTGCCACGCGCCCGGCAGAGCAGGCCCCGGGGAAGCGGTCACCACTTTGCTCCTCTGTACACTTGGGTAAACCAGTTCTCTGCTGGCCGCTGGGCCAGCTCCCCTGCTGCATTCCTGCATCTGCTGTCAGAGCCCCGCCCCAGGCTCGGGGAAGGCTTCTGCATACCGATACAAGTGTCTGAACCGGCTCATAGATTGTCCATCacctggagaggcaggaaggcTCTGAGGACCCCACCCCCAAGAAGTGGGATACTCCCACGTGGGCACTGAGAAAACCAGTGGGTTTATGAGCTACGTGATGTTGCGTTGGTTTCAAGCTCGCCCCGGGACAGAGATTCCACCCCGTGGCGCTCAGGTGCCCGGGAGCCTCTGCTtagcctccttcctcttccccgtCTGCCGCCCATCCCTCCGGCCACCCGGCTCAGGACGTCTGGGAGGGGCCCCGTGCATCTCGGTGCAGGTGTCCACGTCGATGGCCACAGCTGTCCTGGCCCCTTCAAGGGATGCGATGTTCTGAGCATTcgctgcggggggtggggggtgtttgCTATTAACCCGGGGACGGTCGCCCTCTCCCAACCCAGTCAGAAGCCTCCCTCCGGGgccgccctgcccccaccccatgccGGCCATGCCTCGTAAATCGCTTGAACGAGTTTATGGGAGAACTGGCCATAACTCCATCTCCCTCCGCGGGGCGAGGCTCACGCTGTGATTACTCTGCAGGGCACTTGTTTCCGTCCTGTGCAGGGAGGCTCGCTCTGGTTCTGCCCCAGCAGTCACACCCAGCAGCAGCCCCCCAGCTCCCACACGGCCCCCAGGCCCATGCCCTCGATGGGAGGTAGACAGCGACTGGGCAGCCTTCGGCGGCTGCCAGGCATTTAGACTTGGGAGTGGGTAGCCCTGGGTCTGCTGCACACCCCTGCTTCCCACTGCCCTGGCTACTGAGCCTGGGCCACCCAAGCCCTGGGCCAGGTCTCCCTGTCTGTCCCGTCGTCCCTCATTCCATCTGTCACCGACGCCCAGAGCTTCGGCCAATTAGTGACCAGCAGACTGGACTTATTAGTACTGGTTGACATCTGGTGGCCTGATCCTGCTTGCTGAGGGCCTGGCCCCGTGTTAGCCGGCAGCCTGAAGGAACAGGGCGACTCTGTAGATGGCAAGATGGGCACTGCTCAGGCAAAAGAGAGGGCAGTGTACGTGTTAGAGGGGGCTTGTGGGAGCCCAGGGGCCATGGGTGCCTGCAGGTGCCCCGGGGAATGGTTTCTCTTCTACCTCTTTGCCCCAGGCGTTCCCAGAGGAGCCCAGAGCCCTGAGCACTCTTCCTGGGAGCCTAGCCCCTTTGAATCTCTAAGACGGAACTTGTATCTCCTACGCACCCATCCATTTTTCCATCCCccgtccattcatccatctacccatccatctacCGTTCATCCTTCCATCCATTCACGCACCCACCcaaccattcatccatccatccgtcccccatccattcatccatctgcgCATCCATCtactgttcatccatccatccattcactcatccacccacccacacgtctatccatccatccgtccatccatccatccatccatccatccttccatccttccatccttccatctacccacccaatccatccctccacccATCTAACCTCCTATTTAATTATCTCCCCGCCTCCCATCCTTCCCGCCCTCCCATCCGCCTTTCCTTTCTTAGCAGCTGAACTGAGCATCCGGTCTTGTCTCTGTCCCCCTCCTTTCTTGGTGACCTTTGGGCTTCAGCAGAGCCTTTCGGGTCCCCACAGTTGCCAGCACGGCACCCGTGAGTCCTGCCTGCTCTGCTGTCCTCTTCCAGCCAGCTGGGGCAGAAATGACACCTCTAGGTCGCTCCTCTCTCAACCTCCCGTGAGGCTCTGGCTCACTATACTGGACCGGATGGGGCAGGCCTGGCGCACCTCGGCTGACGTGACACCAGTGAAAGTCGGTGATCGTGGAGTAGAAGGAAGGAGCTGGCAGCCGGTGGACGTGCTCTGGGGAGCTTAGCAAGGCAGTCCTTGGTGGGGCCGTCCACGGCCCTGCATCGCTTAGTGGACACGCCACTGAGGGGTCGAGCGACGCAGACCCATTTGGGGGCGAGGCCGTCTGAGGCCAGACCACCAATTACCCCCACCCCGGCTTTTTGCCCCTCACCCTCATGGAACCCTGGTCCTGAGCACTCAGAAAATTTTTTGTTGGAGAAACTTTGGAAAACACAAGAACAGCATTACAAAGCAGATAAAAAGTACCCCTGGCGCTACCTGGCTAAGCCCTGCTGATATTTCGCTACGCTCCTTGGGGATGACCTGTAACTACCTGCAGCCTTCCACTGGACCGTCTCATGTCCGTCAACATTCGCCCCATCCTGCGGGTGCACCCAGAGTCTTCCCACAGCTGCTTCTCTGGGTCCGTGCTTCCAGGGTGGGGCCCgcaaccctccccaccccaccccgtggGCTCCCGTCCTTCCCACCCTGCCTGCCTCGCTTTCCACCATGACGGCTGCTCAGGCCAGCCCAGAGTCCTCCGGCAGAGCCCTGGGGAGACCCCGTGCAGGGCCGGTTGGCGGTGGGGTTTGTCTTGCATTCCAGGAGCTCTTGGTCATGCATTGAATTGGGGGCACTGGTGGCTCAGGGGCCAAGTGCCCCCAGGGCTGTGGGAGAGGATCTGAGGCTGATGACCCCTCACCTGTCATAGTGGGACCCGTGTGGGTGCGTCCACGGCCCGAGGGCAACGACTTTCCTTGTTCATCGCTCATCTGGGTGGAGGTGGGTTGGGGGTGGGCAGTGATGGTAGGAGAATGTGGAGGGGCCTCAGACTTCACCTGGGGcagctcccctcccttcctccttctaatTGGGTCTCACGAGGCCCCCCCACGGTCAGAGCCAGGAGCAGGCTACCTGAGGGTCAgagctgccccctgccccagacGCTTCAGCAGATGTCAGCCGGGAGGGCCGCTCCCCTGCAGAGGTGCCCAGTGTGACCACAGCCTCCCGCTGCTGCCCCCAGCCTAGCACCACCAGCATTTCCCCAGGGGCTCCGGAGGGCCTGGAGGTCTAGGGTCCCCACCTCGCAGGCGGGCAAGAGCCTGACCCTGGGCCACCTCTAGGTGCAGGTCCATGGAGGGGGCAGCGTGGGGCCCCTGCTCTGGCTGCCGggctcctgctccccaccccggccccagCGCGTCCCCACCTCCCCGCTCACCTGTCTAATCCTCTCCCTGCGCAACCTCACACACCCCCGCCTGACCGGTGCTGTGACAGGTCCCTGGTCATTTCGTTCCAAAGTAACAACAGGCTTTTGCATGCCGGTGGGAGTGAAGGGTGGAGGGCCCTTCCCGGCCCCTCCCTGTGCATACTGTTTACTATCTGGTCGCCTTATTACAATAAGTGTTTGCTTCTGCGGCTTGCGGGCAGTCATCTGGGGTCAAGGGTGCTGTGACAGGCTGGCCCATCAAGCCTCATAAGCATCTAGGCTGCTGATGCCGTGGAGACCGGTCACAGCTTCGGAGGACACGCGCCTCTGTGGCCGGAGGGAGGGgaccagccccacccagcccccaaCCGGCAGGAGACACAGCCGGCCTCCCTGGACAGGTGATGAGCCCCACCTGCGCACATGCTGGGCAGAGAGGTGGACCCTCCCCTGGGACAGGTGTGGCTGCAACCCCAAGACTGAGGTTTTGGGGATCCAGGTTCTGGCTCCAACAGGACAGGGGACCCCTGCAACAGCTCCAGGGCTCTGTGAGGGGCCCACGGACCTCGGCAGGCTGGGAAAGGCAGCCCCTCAGGATCGCCTCTCCTGATGGGGGTGTCGGGTGGATGTCGGACATCAGGAACTCTAACTGCGTGGCCCAAGCCCACGTGTCAGGGACGTGGATGCAGGTTTGTTGGCCTTCCCAGCACAGCCCAGTGTGGTCCAGAGACCCGGGACTGCCACCTGGAGGGCTGCCCTCATAGCTCAGCTGCTGTAACTGAATACCCCTGGCTGGGCGGCTCACACAGCAGACACTTAGTCCTCACCgctctggaggctggacgtccgAGATCCGGGTCAGTTCCAGGCGAGGTCCTTCTTCCTGGGCTCCCGCTGTGTCCTCATGGGGCCGAGAGGGCTAACTCTGGTGAATCTTCCTCTTGTTTTAAGGGCTCTAATCCCATcatgggccccaccctcatgacctcatctcacCCTAATCTCCTCCCAAAGaacccacctccaaataccactgcactgggggtcagggcttcaacataggaattggCGGGCGGCGGGGGGGAAACACATTCAGCCCATAGCAGGGGCTGTCCTGTCCATCCCTGCATGGAAGGGAGCAGGAGAGTTACTCTGAGGGCAGGATTGCCGGAGGTCAGGCCATCAGCGACTCAGCACTCACAGTCTACTGGCCGGTTTCTGGAGCCTTGGCCTCACCTAACTACTTCGCGTCACCTAACTACGCATCCGACCTGGatgcagagatggggagagagagccCAGACATGCTGAGATGCCAAGCACCTCTGCCCAgaaggcggggggcgggggcagaggggaagaggaggtggTCCGACGAGAGGGCAGCCAGAGGGGTGGCCAGGGGCCTCACCTGTCTCCAGAGGAACAGGGGACAAACTCATGGGCAGTGCAGTCCTCTCTCCTCCTGGACTTGGAAACCTTGGGGCCCCGTCGTGTCCCCTTCTGGGACGATGCTTGTGCGTGGTGTGGGCCATGTGCACCCTGCCCACTCTGCACCCTGTCAGAGGCAGCAGAAGTGGACAGACTGGAGACAGCCCTGGAGCTGGCCTCTGGTCACTGCTGGGCAAGCCTGAGAGGCTCCATCAGCCGGGCCAGGAGAGCAACGGCCTCACCATGCATTCTGTCCCTTTTGCTTTCATTCTTCTGACTTTGCTCTAAAGGTAACAGGCTTTTGACTGGAAACATTACGGCAACGGACCCTGTAAAGTGACAGAGGAAGACCCCTCCTCACCACCTCCGCCACCGGTGTTTCTCCAAATGTGGCCACAGTCACCACTGGGTCTGAATCTTCCAGATGTTTTCTAGGCACAAGTACCTATGGAAACACCTGGAAATAGGCTTTTGCTGTAAAATGGATGCAGCCACACGTGCTGTTCTGCCCTCCCCTGGGGAGCATCGCACACTTGTCCGTGAGCCCGCGGAGCACGGCCTTGACCTTCTCATGGCCACTCGGTGACTGTCATCCACTTGACCTAATTTGTCTGTACAATCTCCACTGAGGTTTTtccatttaataatttttcagttattgaggtttttcagatttttttaaactatcacaAACGAAGCCATGGTTGATATTCCCCGTGTACCCCTCTCCACGTGCTTGGTGTGGTCAAGGGCCAGACTCTGACTCAGGACCACGCAGGGAAGTCTGCACACGTTTACAGCGTGGAGGGAGCTATCGGGGTCTGAggccccattttttaaatttaatttttattttatattggagtagagttgatttacaatgttgtgttagttgcaggtgtacggcaaagtgattcagttatacatacacatatattcattctttttcagattcttttcccatataggatattacagagtattaagtagagttccctgtgctatacagtaggtccttgttgcttatctgttttatatatagtagtgtgtatatgtcaatcccaatctcccagtttatcccttcccccaccttccccctttggtaaccataagtttgttttctgtgtctgtgagtctgttttataaatagattcatctgtatcatcttttcagattccacatgtaagtgatatca carries:
- the ACTRT2 gene encoding actin-related protein T2; protein product: MFNPHVLDSPAVIFDNGSGLCKAGLSGEIGPRHVVHSIVGHPKFKMPSAGANQKQYFVGDEALHRNEVLRLHYPIQRGLITGWDDMEKLWKHLFEWELGVKASDRPVLMTERSLNPRETREKMAEVMFESFDVPAFYLSDQAVLALYASACITGLVVDSGDGVTCTVPIFEGYSLPHAITKLYVAGRDITEHLTRLLLASGRTFPCVLDKALVDDIKEKLCYMALEPEKELSRRSEEVFREYKLPDGSIIRIGDQLYQAPEALFSPEQLGIQNPGLSKMVSCSITKCDADIQKMLYGEIVLSGGTTLFRGLDDRLLRELEQVASKGTPIKITAPPDRCFSTWIGASIVTSLSSFKQMWVTSADFKEFGTSVVQRRCF